A portion of the Caldanaerobius fijiensis DSM 17918 genome contains these proteins:
- the uvrA gene encoding excinuclease ABC subunit UvrA, which translates to MLNKTIEIIGAKQNNLRNISLEIPRNQLTVITGVSGSGKSSLAFDVIYGEAQRRFLESVSNFAKSRIDQVKKPNVEFVRGLSPVIAIEQKKGNFNPRSTVGTVTGILDYMRLLFATVGVGECHVCRHKLEPVNVSRLAEHIVSLPAGTVVELRAPAVKIYGEDYNFLFENIRKKGYRRMLVDGKPFDLSEKWELNEDKDYEMEIILDRFTVKRGMYSQIAKTIEAALISLDEGIYIRTEIIEAVGPIPADFFARYACPKHHYTLCEMHPFHFSFNSPVSACRTCGGIGKSYVVEPRFLVTNPERSIMKGALNKNLFNPDAKDSFRAALMYSLSQKYDFSLDTPFNELPQRVVDLLFYGTKGEPVEILQPPFAKKRNWGVGKALPFDGFIKELENRYRYFVNETTDTEIIEPDFIKATMIETTCPECHGARLKKDRLSIRVGGKNIHELCQMPLEELLSFLQHISFTGNNTEVAKSIVNEIVKRIQLLIDVGLYYLNLDRCNDSISGGEMQRIKMSTQISNELIGMLYVLDEPSIGLHPRDLMKVINIMKKLRDLGNTVIVVEHDLETMRNADYLVELGPGSGIHGGNVIATGTVEDLMSNEQSLTGAYLSGRKFIPVPKHRRPLGEKWLTIQGARENNLKNITVSIPLGVFVCVTGVSGSGKSTLIKETLYKGLKVLKKGARLVPGEHDSIIGAEYVSNVINIDQTPIGRNIRSNVTTYVGIYD; encoded by the coding sequence ACGGAGAAGCACAGCGGCGGTTTTTAGAATCCGTCTCAAACTTTGCCAAGAGCCGCATCGACCAGGTCAAGAAGCCTAATGTGGAGTTTGTCCGGGGCCTTTCCCCCGTTATCGCCATTGAGCAAAAAAAGGGTAATTTTAATCCCAGATCCACTGTGGGGACGGTGACGGGTATCCTGGATTATATGAGACTTCTCTTTGCCACGGTCGGGGTGGGTGAGTGCCATGTCTGCCGCCACAAGCTAGAGCCGGTCAACGTGTCTCGTCTAGCAGAGCACATCGTATCCTTGCCCGCAGGTACCGTGGTTGAATTGCGAGCTCCAGCCGTAAAGATTTACGGTGAGGACTATAACTTCCTCTTTGAAAACATCCGCAAGAAGGGCTATAGGCGCATGCTGGTAGATGGAAAGCCATTCGATCTCTCGGAGAAATGGGAGCTTAATGAGGACAAGGATTATGAGATGGAGATCATATTGGATCGGTTTACCGTGAAGCGGGGTATGTATAGCCAGATCGCCAAGACCATAGAGGCGGCCTTGATTTCCTTGGACGAAGGTATTTACATCCGTACCGAGATTATTGAAGCAGTGGGACCAATTCCGGCGGATTTCTTTGCTCGGTACGCCTGCCCGAAACACCATTACACTTTATGCGAGATGCACCCCTTCCACTTTTCCTTCAATTCACCGGTCAGCGCTTGCAGAACCTGCGGCGGAATTGGTAAGTCCTATGTGGTGGAACCACGCTTCTTGGTCACCAACCCGGAACGCAGCATCATGAAGGGGGCTCTGAACAAGAATCTTTTTAACCCTGATGCAAAAGACAGCTTCCGTGCTGCCCTCATGTACAGCCTGTCTCAAAAATACGATTTCAGTCTTGATACTCCCTTTAATGAATTGCCACAGCGAGTAGTAGATCTGCTCTTCTATGGCACTAAGGGAGAGCCGGTGGAAATTCTCCAGCCACCCTTCGCCAAAAAACGGAACTGGGGTGTAGGCAAGGCGTTACCATTCGACGGTTTTATCAAAGAACTGGAGAACAGATACCGCTATTTCGTCAATGAGACCACCGATACCGAGATCATTGAACCGGACTTTATCAAAGCAACCATGATTGAGACAACCTGTCCCGAGTGCCACGGTGCCAGACTAAAGAAAGACCGCCTGTCCATCCGCGTGGGAGGTAAGAATATACATGAGCTATGTCAGATGCCGTTAGAAGAACTGCTTTCGTTTTTACAGCATATTTCCTTCACTGGGAATAACACCGAAGTCGCGAAAAGTATAGTCAATGAGATCGTTAAACGCATCCAGCTCCTCATTGATGTGGGGCTCTATTATTTGAACCTTGACCGCTGCAACGATTCTATCTCCGGCGGGGAAATGCAGCGCATTAAGATGTCCACACAGATCAGCAACGAGCTTATAGGTATGCTGTATGTGTTGGACGAGCCCAGCATCGGTCTCCACCCGCGGGATTTGATGAAGGTCATCAACATTATGAAGAAGCTGCGGGACCTCGGCAATACAGTCATTGTGGTGGAACATGACCTTGAAACAATGCGCAATGCCGATTATCTGGTGGAGCTCGGACCGGGATCAGGTATCCACGGCGGCAATGTTATTGCAACCGGTACTGTGGAAGACCTTATGTCCAATGAACAATCCCTGACTGGTGCTTACCTGTCCGGCAGAAAATTTATTCCCGTACCGAAGCATCGCCGTCCTTTGGGGGAAAAGTGGCTAACTATACAGGGTGCGCGTGAAAACAACCTTAAGAACATTACGGTAAGCATCCCTTTGGGCGTGTTTGTCTGCGTGACGGGTGTATCGGGCTCCGGCAAGTCTACTCTGATCAAGGAAACTCTTTATAAGGGACTTAAAGTGCTTAAAAAAGGTGCACGATTGGTGCCAGGGGAGCACGATTCTATTATTGGAGCGGAATATGTCAGCAATGTCATTAACATCGACCAGACTCCCATTGGACGCAACATCAGATCAAATGTCACCACTTACGTTGGAATTTACGACTGA
- a CDS encoding helix-turn-helix transcriptional regulator, whose amino-acid sequence MSIGKNIYQLRKENNLTQLELAQKIGVSEQTVSKWENDVCCPDVSMFPVLAKLFGVSIDRIFGFHEESYEEEVKKIVKAANDSRDIRGKIEVLTEGLKKYPNSDVLKVELAFSLSVLRKFSKDTDEKKELAAKIERLCEEVLAMKNSKRHGEALNMLVVLYRETGKTELAKQTLERMPVGNFDGYVMSLISIVLEEKDTPAAKHKVEELLWRFYIGMNIMTENFARYLFNEKDYEGALRFIKLNQKIVHMFDEEGETFALCHKMRAHEIAAQIYKAIGNREKCLNELEEVYRISLLMADASTNKTNEISKINRYFEDIGDLGIVHEHFSEVPDNIALLSHYDAFFADSEDYAERYAELKEKFQKIGKK is encoded by the coding sequence ATGAGTATTGGAAAAAACATTTATCAGTTGCGTAAAGAAAACAATCTTACGCAGTTGGAACTTGCGCAAAAAATAGGCGTGAGTGAGCAGACGGTGTCAAAGTGGGAGAATGATGTCTGTTGTCCCGATGTTTCAATGTTTCCTGTGCTTGCAAAGCTGTTCGGAGTATCAATTGACCGCATTTTCGGATTTCACGAGGAGTCTTACGAAGAAGAAGTTAAAAAAATTGTCAAGGCAGCGAATGACAGCCGTGATATACGGGGTAAAATCGAAGTGCTGACCGAAGGCCTCAAAAAGTATCCTAACAGCGACGTTCTAAAAGTTGAACTTGCGTTTTCACTGTCAGTGCTGAGGAAATTTTCAAAAGATACGGACGAAAAAAAGGAATTAGCCGCAAAAATAGAACGACTGTGCGAGGAAGTGCTTGCAATGAAGAATTCAAAGCGGCATGGCGAGGCGTTGAACATGCTTGTCGTACTCTATAGGGAGACCGGAAAAACCGAGCTTGCAAAACAAACTCTTGAGCGGATGCCTGTCGGGAACTTTGATGGGTATGTGATGAGCTTGATTTCTATCGTGCTTGAGGAGAAAGACACGCCCGCAGCAAAGCACAAGGTCGAAGAGCTACTCTGGCGCTTTTACATCGGAATGAATATCATGACCGAAAATTTTGCGCGGTATTTGTTCAACGAAAAGGATTACGAGGGTGCGCTGAGATTTATTAAACTTAATCAGAAAATCGTGCATATGTTCGACGAAGAAGGCGAAACCTTTGCCCTCTGCCACAAAATGCGTGCACATGAAATCGCCGCACAGATTTACAAGGCAATAGGTAACAGAGAAAAATGCCTCAACGAACTTGAAGAAGTGTATCGCATATCGCTTCTTATGGCCGATGCATCAACCAACAAGACCAACGAAATCTCGAAGATCAATCGTTATTTTGAGGACATTGGCGATCTCGGAATAGTTCATGAACATTTTTCGGAGGTACCGGACAATATCGCACTACTCTCGCACTATGATGCATTTTTCGCTGATTCGGAAGATTACGCGGAAAGATACGCAGAGTTAAAAGAAAAATTTCAGAAAATCGGTAAAAAATAA
- a CDS encoding Rieske 2Fe-2S domain-containing protein, protein MSLLLHNIDIELGEGKIVKANGQRAGAYRDERGTLHVVETICTHMGRKLSWNSLKSPRIVPAMAPDFPMKVM, encoded by the coding sequence ATCTCGCTGTTACTCCACAACATAGATATTGAACTCGGCGAAGGAAAAATTGTTAAAGCCAACGGACAAAGGGCCGGAGCATATAGGGATGAACGGGGCACATTGCATGTAGTAGAGACCATATGTACACACATGGGCCGTAAATTAAGCTGGAACTCTCTGAAAAGTCCTAGGATTGTCCCTGCCATGGCTCCAGATTTTCCTATGAAGGTGATGTGA
- a CDS encoding helix-turn-helix domain-containing protein translates to MNIGEKIKKLRLQKMLTQEQLAYALGVSVQSVSRWESGVNYPDITMLPLIAKLFNVTTDYLLDVEGEKNTAKLLKTVETIEVQSKKEAEELLAKFKAERFPVLKDYSITESNGKYILELTKEFNVDLNNVKFDK, encoded by the coding sequence ATGAATATCGGAGAAAAAATAAAAAAATTAAGGTTACAAAAAATGTTGACCCAAGAACAGCTTGCGTATGCCCTCGGTGTTTCAGTACAATCCGTTTCACGCTGGGAAAGTGGCGTAAATTACCCTGATATCACCATGCTTCCACTGATAGCCAAGCTGTTCAATGTTACGACAGATTATTTGCTGGATGTGGAGGGAGAAAAGAACACGGCAAAGCTGCTTAAAACAGTCGAAACGATTGAAGTGCAGTCAAAAAAAGAAGCGGAAGAATTACTGGCAAAATTCAAAGCAGAACGTTTTCCCGTTCTGAAGGACTATTCCATCACTGAATCCAACGGCAAGTATATTCTTGAATTGACAAAAGAGTTCAATGTCGATTTGAATAATGTGAAGTTCGACAAATAA
- a CDS encoding AAA family ATPase, with the protein MLFTCENCGQYRVDQNIDEKNNLLICPECGHQKTFKRMPLFAIGGASGSGKTAVCRQIAGRLNGVVVLDGDILWESSRFTPENASGFYEMWLRLCLNITQSGVFVAVFNAGFGIPENLENCYSRRYFSDVYYLVLYCSDEELEKRLKKRPQWSDGNGGGFIEGMKRFNNYFKNLKSETIHIDKLDTTGISLEETTKLVMNWMQSKIKLSSK; encoded by the coding sequence ATGCTTTTTACTTGTGAAAACTGCGGACAATATCGAGTGGATCAGAACATAGACGAAAAAAACAATCTGCTCATCTGCCCTGAATGCGGACATCAAAAAACCTTTAAACGTATGCCGTTGTTTGCAATTGGTGGGGCCAGCGGAAGTGGAAAAACCGCCGTTTGCAGACAGATCGCTGGAAGGCTTAATGGAGTCGTTGTGCTTGACGGGGATATTCTGTGGGAGAGCTCGCGTTTCACACCGGAAAACGCAAGTGGGTTTTATGAAATGTGGTTACGTCTTTGCCTAAATATCACGCAATCAGGTGTTTTTGTTGCCGTTTTCAATGCCGGCTTTGGTATACCAGAGAACCTCGAAAACTGCTACAGCCGTAGATATTTTTCAGATGTTTACTATCTGGTATTATACTGTTCCGACGAGGAACTTGAAAAGCGTTTGAAGAAGCGTCCCCAGTGGAGTGACGGTAATGGAGGCGGCTTCATCGAGGGCATGAAAAGGTTCAATAACTATTTCAAAAATCTGAAAAGCGAAACAATCCATATTGATAAGCTTGATACTACGGGTATTTCACTTGAAGAAACAACAAAACTGGTCATGAACTGGATGCAAAGTAAAATTAAGCTTTCAAGCAAATGA
- a CDS encoding winged helix-turn-helix transcriptional regulator yields MLTKEELPECPVATTVQLIGSKWKLLILRNLLQRPWRFNELRKNIPGISQKVLTDSLRSMEADGIIIRTVYPEVPPRVEYSLSELGESMRPIIKAMEIWGAEYQKIVKSQS; encoded by the coding sequence GTGCTGACAAAAGAAGAATTGCCTGAATGTCCCGTAGCAACCACGGTTCAGTTGATAGGCAGCAAGTGGAAATTGTTGATCTTGCGAAATTTGCTTCAGCGCCCTTGGCGCTTTAACGAACTGCGGAAAAACATCCCAGGTATCAGTCAAAAGGTACTGACGGATAGCTTGAGGTCTATGGAAGCAGATGGAATTATTATCCGGACTGTGTATCCGGAAGTACCGCCCCGTGTAGAATACTCCTTAAGTGAATTAGGTGAAAGCATGCGTCCAATTATCAAAGCAATGGAAATATGGGGAGCGGAGTATCAGAAAATTGTAAAAAGTCAAAGTTAA
- a CDS encoding Bcr/CflA family efflux MFS transporter yields MEQTIQQCDRSYLKQKYLGKRGFIAFIAFLGAFVPLSTDTYLPALPQIVQYFNTTASRVNLTLGMFFIFYAVGILFWGPLSDKYGRKPILIIGMIFYTGVSILAIFAPNVQLLIAYRILQSIGCGAATAVSTAMIKDAFDDGKERVRTLAIVQTMSTISPVISPIIGAFVLSFMSWRGVFVVFTVVGVISLIFGLMLQETLNHKSEIYVFKTVARLGTVAKNKSFTSLLLLFSILQIPFLGFITSSSFIYIEGFGVSEKVYSYFYAANAIFLLLGPLVYLRLNRVFSYRTIISMGYLVISLSGLSVMIIGTQSPIIFCLLLIPASLFANVIGPPRMNLMLEQIEGDTGSAVSLISSVQMLFGSIGMFIMPFVSGFRIQFLGGAYLIAGMISFMGWKILLKKPFIKHLED; encoded by the coding sequence ATGGAACAAACAATTCAGCAATGTGACAGAAGTTATTTAAAACAGAAATATCTTGGTAAAAGAGGATTTATTGCTTTTATAGCATTTTTAGGCGCCTTTGTACCGCTTTCAACAGATACCTATTTACCAGCTCTGCCACAGATTGTCCAATACTTTAATACAACAGCCAGTAGGGTCAATTTAACATTGGGTATGTTTTTCATCTTTTATGCGGTCGGAATCTTGTTTTGGGGACCGCTCAGCGACAAATATGGTAGAAAACCAATACTGATAATTGGTATGATTTTTTATACCGGTGTCAGCATTTTGGCCATATTTGCACCAAATGTTCAGCTGCTGATTGCATACCGTATCTTGCAATCCATTGGCTGTGGTGCAGCAACCGCTGTATCGACTGCAATGATTAAAGATGCCTTTGATGATGGTAAAGAAAGAGTAAGAACTTTAGCCATTGTTCAAACGATGTCTACAATCTCCCCGGTTATTTCACCGATTATTGGTGCGTTTGTATTGAGTTTTATGTCTTGGCGTGGCGTTTTTGTCGTTTTTACTGTAGTGGGTGTCATTAGCCTTATTTTTGGTTTAATGTTACAGGAAACCTTGAACCATAAATCGGAGATCTATGTCTTCAAAACAGTTGCGCGTCTAGGAACTGTGGCGAAAAATAAAAGTTTTACCTCCTTGTTATTGTTATTTTCCATCTTGCAAATTCCATTTTTAGGTTTTATTACATCTTCCTCTTTTATTTATATTGAAGGATTTGGTGTCAGTGAGAAAGTCTATAGTTATTTCTATGCGGCTAACGCTATATTTTTGTTGCTTGGACCTTTAGTTTACCTTAGATTAAATCGTGTTTTTAGCTATCGAACCATTATATCGATGGGATATCTGGTCATTTCGTTAAGCGGTCTCTCTGTCATGATAATAGGAACACAATCTCCAATAATCTTTTGCTTGTTGCTGATACCGGCATCCTTGTTCGCAAATGTCATTGGACCGCCAAGAATGAACCTTATGTTGGAACAAATTGAAGGCGATACAGGCTCTGCCGTTTCGCTGATTAGCTCAGTACAGATGCTTTTTGGAAGCATTGGTATGTTTATTATGCCGTTTGTATCAGGATTCAGAATTCAGTTTCTTGGCGGAGCATATTTGATAGCAGGTATGATTAGCTTTATGGGTTGGAAAATCCTATTAAAAAAGCCCTTTATTAAACATTTGGAAGATTAA
- a CDS encoding carboxymuconolactone decarboxylase family protein: MKKQTAGRDALGSFAPKFAELNDDVLFGEIWSREDKLSLRDRSIITVTALIAKGIFDSSLKYHITNAKNNGVSAEEMAEIITHLAFYVGWPNAWAAFAVAKEIYLE; encoded by the coding sequence ATGAAAAAACAAACGGCAGGCAGAGATGCCCTTGGATCATTTGCACCAAAATTTGCTGAATTAAACGATGATGTTCTTTTTGGAGAGATTTGGTCTAGAGAAGACAAATTGTCATTAAGAGATCGCAGTATTATTACTGTAACGGCTCTCATAGCAAAAGGTATATTTGACAGTTCCTTAAAATATCATATTACCAATGCAAAAAATAATGGTGTTAGTGCTGAGGAAATGGCAGAAATCATTACACATCTTGCGTTCTACGTAGGATGGCCCAATGCATGGGCAGCATTCGCAGTGGCGAAAGAAATTTATCTTGAATAG
- a CDS encoding aldo/keto reductase: protein MEKITLGSTGITTNRNGFGAIPIQRVNMETAVKILRKAYEGGITFFDTARVYSDSEEKIGRAFEGMREKVFIATKTTSNTPEGFWRDLETSLSNLKTDYIDIYQFHNPSKCYKPGDGSGMYECMLEAKKQGKIRHIGLTSHKLDIAHECIDSGLYETLQYPFSYLSTAKEIELVEKCKKANMGFIAMKALAGGLITDSATAYAFIAQYDNVLPIWGIQRETELDEFLSYIDNPPQLTDERRALIEKDRQELSGEFCRGCGYCMPCPAGIEINTCARMSLLIRRSRSDSWLTPRAQEMMKKIEGCLECGQCKTKCPYGLDTPELLKKNYEDYKKILEGKVKVN, encoded by the coding sequence ATGGAGAAAATCACATTAGGAAGTACGGGGATTACAACTAATCGCAATGGATTTGGCGCAATTCCGATTCAAAGAGTAAATATGGAAACTGCGGTCAAAATTTTAAGGAAGGCATACGAAGGAGGTATAACCTTCTTTGATACTGCACGTGTGTACTCAGACAGTGAGGAAAAGATAGGGCGGGCATTCGAGGGAATGCGTGAGAAGGTTTTCATAGCGACGAAAACGACTTCTAATACGCCGGAGGGATTCTGGCGAGATCTGGAGACTTCTTTGTCCAACTTAAAGACAGATTATATTGATATTTACCAGTTCCACAATCCAAGCAAATGCTATAAACCAGGGGACGGATCGGGAATGTATGAATGCATGTTGGAGGCAAAGAAACAGGGCAAGATCAGACATATCGGCTTGACGAGTCACAAATTGGATATAGCACATGAATGCATCGATTCCGGACTGTATGAAACCCTGCAGTACCCATTTAGTTATCTGTCTACAGCAAAGGAAATTGAACTGGTAGAAAAATGTAAAAAAGCGAACATGGGATTCATTGCAATGAAGGCATTAGCCGGGGGATTGATTACGGATTCTGCTACTGCTTATGCATTTATAGCACAGTATGACAATGTTCTTCCTATATGGGGTATACAGCGGGAAACAGAACTGGATGAATTTTTAAGTTACATAGATAATCCGCCACAGTTAACAGATGAAAGAAGGGCATTGATTGAAAAAGACAGACAGGAACTGAGCGGGGAATTCTGTAGGGGCTGCGGTTACTGCATGCCGTGTCCGGCCGGAATTGAGATAAATACCTGTGCAAGGATGTCCCTTTTGATCAGACGTTCCCGGTCTGACAGCTGGCTGACGCCGAGGGCACAGGAAATGATGAAGAAAATCGAAGGATGCCTTGAATGCGGGCAGTGCAAAACCAAATGCCCATATGGCTTAGATACGCCGGAATTGTTAAAGAAGAATTATGAGGATTACAAAAAAATTCTTGAGGGTAAAGTTAAAGTAAATTGA
- a CDS encoding ABC transporter ATP-binding protein → MLKLFRYLKPYWIFALLAPLFMLIEVIMDLMQPKFLEKIIDEGIQRGDISYITRTGLIMVLIALIGMVGGVGSTVFSSIASRNFGFDLRNDLFRKVQAFSFKNIDKFKPATLITRLTNDVVQIQELVMMLLRIVVRAPLLCIGGIIMAVMINARLAAILLFAIPFLIAIFYIMVKKSLPLFSAVQSKIDRVNAVMRENLLGVRVVKAFVRHEHEKTRFFNANEELMDISLKAFGLIVFTMPLFMLIMNFSIVAVIWFGGLQVKAGTMQVGEIMAFINYMTQILFSLIMVGNIFLFITRASASAKRINEVLETDIDIKDKADADRSPIVYGKVEFRNVTFYYDENDSEPAIEDVSFVANPGETVAIIGTTGAGKSTLVSLIPRLYDATKGDVLIDGKNVKDLDLKVLRESIGIVLQESLLFTGTVKENISWGKEDASIEEIVEAAKAAQAHDFIMGFPDGYDTVISERGVNLSGGQKQRLSIARAILKRPKILILDDCTSAVDMATEKKIQMALRKYMKGTTTFVIAQRISTVKDADKILVMDSGKIVASGTHDELLRTCSIYQEIYNSQFGEGEAQDA, encoded by the coding sequence ATGCTAAAACTTTTCAGGTACTTGAAACCATACTGGATATTTGCACTTTTAGCACCATTGTTTATGCTGATTGAAGTTATCATGGACCTGATGCAACCCAAGTTCCTTGAGAAGATTATCGATGAGGGAATTCAAAGAGGGGACATTTCATATATCACCAGAACAGGGCTCATCATGGTTTTGATAGCTTTGATTGGAATGGTAGGCGGCGTTGGAAGCACTGTATTTTCCAGTATTGCAAGCCGAAATTTTGGATTTGATTTAAGGAATGACCTATTTAGAAAAGTTCAAGCATTTTCTTTTAAGAACATTGACAAATTTAAACCTGCAACATTGATCACAAGACTTACAAATGATGTCGTGCAGATACAAGAGCTGGTTATGATGCTATTGAGGATTGTAGTAAGGGCACCTCTTCTTTGCATAGGTGGAATCATCATGGCGGTAATGATAAATGCCCGGCTTGCTGCTATTTTGCTCTTTGCTATTCCTTTTTTGATAGCCATTTTTTATATCATGGTGAAAAAGAGCCTTCCGCTGTTTTCAGCTGTTCAAAGTAAGATCGATAGGGTCAATGCTGTGATGAGGGAAAACCTTTTGGGTGTGAGGGTTGTAAAGGCATTTGTCCGGCATGAACATGAAAAAACTCGATTTTTCAATGCAAATGAGGAACTCATGGATATCTCGTTAAAAGCCTTTGGACTTATTGTCTTCACAATGCCACTTTTCATGCTGATTATGAACTTTAGCATTGTTGCCGTTATATGGTTTGGAGGGCTTCAGGTAAAGGCTGGAACGATGCAGGTTGGTGAGATTATGGCATTTATAAATTATATGACACAGATTTTGTTCTCACTTATAATGGTAGGAAACATCTTTTTATTTATAACAAGAGCCAGCGCATCGGCCAAAAGGATAAACGAGGTTTTAGAAACTGATATAGATATCAAAGATAAAGCGGATGCAGATAGAAGTCCGATAGTCTACGGAAAAGTGGAATTTAGAAACGTGACGTTTTACTATGACGAAAACGATTCAGAACCTGCCATAGAGGATGTCAGCTTTGTGGCAAATCCTGGCGAGACCGTCGCCATAATTGGTACCACAGGTGCGGGGAAATCCACCCTTGTGAGTCTTATTCCAAGGCTTTATGATGCAACAAAAGGTGATGTCTTGATTGATGGTAAGAATGTAAAGGATTTAGATTTGAAAGTTTTAAGAGAAAGCATAGGCATAGTTCTGCAAGAATCGCTCCTGTTTACAGGAACAGTTAAAGAGAATATAAGCTGGGGGAAAGAGGATGCGAGCATTGAGGAGATTGTCGAGGCAGCGAAAGCGGCTCAAGCTCACGATTTTATAATGGGATTTCCAGATGGATATGATACAGTGATAAGTGAAAGGGGGGTAAACCTTTCAGGCGGACAAAAACAAAGGCTTTCAATTGCAAGAGCTATATTGAAAAGGCCAAAGATTTTAATCCTTGATGACTGTACCAGCGCAGTTGATATGGCAACCGAGAAGAAGATACAAATGGCCCTCAGAAAATACATGAAAGGAACTACAACGTTTGTGATTGCTCAGAGGATAAGTACGGTCAAAGATGCAGATAAGATTTTAGTTATGGACTCAGGTAAGATTGTAGCGTCCGGTACGCACGATGAGCTTTTAAGGACATGTTCGATATATCAAGAAATTTATAATTCACAGTTTGGAGAGGGGGAAGCGCAAGATGCCTGA